A region of Mauremys mutica isolate MM-2020 ecotype Southern chromosome 24, ASM2049712v1, whole genome shotgun sequence DNA encodes the following proteins:
- the LOC123355908 gene encoding uncharacterized protein LOC123355908 isoform X1, whose translation MAGKMFPEILIGDSEDTFKKPPTGKNIFRTRRDVRLISPLSADEESHQSNSLADSVERREEFAAEYKWHKDGDGYGHKEEPGIENKCKLHEASGACKEGEGSQPQQKPVYISLLDFGWLHEMGEEEEEEEGEPHQVVPGNITADGCSGLAVKEISGDGAHQELWTPFTSNTEEQLESRMSELGSISHSFKIEGKTTPPFSRPEHPENSSGDSESYCLLDEDSILSDSAVSTGYFPCYRTYGELPRYQPPRSASSQAGNAEGRAGSSCDASVQCSGCSEEDLKVSDTRASDTTQSSRDRGETLTCETVPSNPNAPSGGPLAEGNRHRPSGKEFEGQKDRDSSQQHLVLETQRGFGPEVSENLKEPEDTLTKEAASELLVPGGTPSVSLGKDSGQLPGTEPQSSLLPSKGKVPTSLDSAAITKKSSPKKQQKQCRKEEEEVRRAKLAPLLGLGDAVPGRKRGSRFPCGHSPETGHCEIEASGSGQEGGHGKLSPRSCPTTSGNCTGEEPRSTPSRLSLRSLVNWVRKIFRRSSTVKPQAASSWGTEEARGQVGSRLRWWISRRRNRIHPH comes from the exons ATGGCAGGAAAGATG TTCCCTGAAATATTAATAGGTGACTCTGAGGACACTTTCAAGAAACCACCAACTGGAAAAAACATCTTTCGTACCCGAAGGGATGTGAGGTTGATAAGCCCATTAAGTGCAGATGAAGAATCCCATCAGAGTAACAGTCTAGCAGACTCTGTAGAGAGAAGAGAG GAATTTGCTGCTGAATACAAATGGCACAAGGATGGAGATGGTTATGGCCATAAAGAGGAGCCTGGGATAGAGAACAAATGCAAGCTCCATGAGGCAAGCGGAGCATGCAAGGAGGGTGAAGGAAGCCAGCCGCAGCAGAAGCCAGTGTATATATCTTTGCTTGATTTTGGATGG CTGCATGAGATgggtgaggaagaagaggaggaggaaggggaaccACACCAAGTTGTCCCAGGCAACATCACTGCAGATGGATGTTCAGGGCTGGCAGTGAAGGAGATTTCTGGTGATGGTGCACACCAGGAGCTTTGGACGCCATTCACGAGCAATACAGAGGAACAGCTGGAGTCCCGAATGAGTGAG CTGGGCTCGATCTCACACAGTTTCAAGATAGAGGGTAAAACCACCCCTCCGTTCTCCAGGCCAGAACACCCTGAGAACAGCTCTGGGGACTCGGAGAGCTACTGCCTCTTAGATGAGGATTCCATCCTGAGCGACTCCGCTGTCTCCACCGGCTACTTCCCCTGCTACAGAACGTATGGCGAGCTCCCACGCTACCAGCCGCCCCGCAGTGCCAGTTCTCAAGCAGGCAACGCAGAAGGGCGGGCAGGAAGCAGCTGTGATGCCAGCGTCCAATGCAGCGGGTGCTCCGAGGAGGACCTGAAGGTCTCAGATACAAGAGCCAGTGACACCACTCAGAGCTCCAGGGATCGAGGTGAAACATTGACCTGTGAGACCGTACCCAGCAATCCCAACGCACCAAGCGGGGGACCACTGGCTGAAGGCAACAGACACAGACCATCTGGGAAGGAATTTGAAGGTCAAAAGGACAGAGATTCtagtcagcagcatctagtattGGAGACACAAAGGGGATTTGGTCCAGAGGTGAGTGAAAACCTGAAGGAGCCTGAAGACACCCTCACAAAGGAGGCTGCCTCTGAGTTACTCGTGCCGGGGGGCACACCCTCAGTGTCTCTGGGGAAAGACTCGGGAcagctgccagggacagagcCTCAGAGCAGCCTGTTGCCCAGCAAAGGCAAAGTGCCCACATCATTAGACTCTGCAGCCATCACCAAAAAATCGTCCCCAAAGAAACAGCAAAAGCAatgcaggaaggaggaggaggaggtccgCCGTGCAAAGCTCGCCCCACTGCTGGGCCTAGGGGATGCAGTGCCCGGGCGGAAAAGAGGCTCTCGGTTTCCATGTGGGCACAGCCCAGAGACGGGGCACTGTGAG ATTGAAGCATCAGGAAGTGGACAGGAAGGAGGGCACGGGAAGCTCTCACCACGCTCTTGTCCCACAACCTCTGGCAACTGCACCGGTGAAGAGCCACGATCCACCCCCTCCCGGCTCAGCCTGCGCTCCTTGGTAAACTGGGTACGAAAGatcttcaggaggtcatctacggTGAAGCCACAGGCCGCCAGCAGCtgggggacagaggaggccaGGGGACAAGTGGGCAGTAGGCTGAGatggtggatctcccgcaggcggaACCGCATTCACCCCCATTAA
- the LOC123355908 gene encoding uncharacterized protein LOC123355908 isoform X2: MAGKMFPEILIGDSEDTFKKPPTGKNIFRTRRDVRLISPLSADEESHQSNSLADSVERRELHEMGEEEEEEEGEPHQVVPGNITADGCSGLAVKEISGDGAHQELWTPFTSNTEEQLESRMSELGSISHSFKIEGKTTPPFSRPEHPENSSGDSESYCLLDEDSILSDSAVSTGYFPCYRTYGELPRYQPPRSASSQAGNAEGRAGSSCDASVQCSGCSEEDLKVSDTRASDTTQSSRDRGETLTCETVPSNPNAPSGGPLAEGNRHRPSGKEFEGQKDRDSSQQHLVLETQRGFGPEVSENLKEPEDTLTKEAASELLVPGGTPSVSLGKDSGQLPGTEPQSSLLPSKGKVPTSLDSAAITKKSSPKKQQKQCRKEEEEVRRAKLAPLLGLGDAVPGRKRGSRFPCGHSPETGHCEIEASGSGQEGGHGKLSPRSCPTTSGNCTGEEPRSTPSRLSLRSLVNWVRKIFRRSSTVKPQAASSWGTEEARGQVGSRLRWWISRRRNRIHPH; this comes from the exons ATGGCAGGAAAGATG TTCCCTGAAATATTAATAGGTGACTCTGAGGACACTTTCAAGAAACCACCAACTGGAAAAAACATCTTTCGTACCCGAAGGGATGTGAGGTTGATAAGCCCATTAAGTGCAGATGAAGAATCCCATCAGAGTAACAGTCTAGCAGACTCTGTAGAGAGAAGAGAG CTGCATGAGATgggtgaggaagaagaggaggaggaaggggaaccACACCAAGTTGTCCCAGGCAACATCACTGCAGATGGATGTTCAGGGCTGGCAGTGAAGGAGATTTCTGGTGATGGTGCACACCAGGAGCTTTGGACGCCATTCACGAGCAATACAGAGGAACAGCTGGAGTCCCGAATGAGTGAG CTGGGCTCGATCTCACACAGTTTCAAGATAGAGGGTAAAACCACCCCTCCGTTCTCCAGGCCAGAACACCCTGAGAACAGCTCTGGGGACTCGGAGAGCTACTGCCTCTTAGATGAGGATTCCATCCTGAGCGACTCCGCTGTCTCCACCGGCTACTTCCCCTGCTACAGAACGTATGGCGAGCTCCCACGCTACCAGCCGCCCCGCAGTGCCAGTTCTCAAGCAGGCAACGCAGAAGGGCGGGCAGGAAGCAGCTGTGATGCCAGCGTCCAATGCAGCGGGTGCTCCGAGGAGGACCTGAAGGTCTCAGATACAAGAGCCAGTGACACCACTCAGAGCTCCAGGGATCGAGGTGAAACATTGACCTGTGAGACCGTACCCAGCAATCCCAACGCACCAAGCGGGGGACCACTGGCTGAAGGCAACAGACACAGACCATCTGGGAAGGAATTTGAAGGTCAAAAGGACAGAGATTCtagtcagcagcatctagtattGGAGACACAAAGGGGATTTGGTCCAGAGGTGAGTGAAAACCTGAAGGAGCCTGAAGACACCCTCACAAAGGAGGCTGCCTCTGAGTTACTCGTGCCGGGGGGCACACCCTCAGTGTCTCTGGGGAAAGACTCGGGAcagctgccagggacagagcCTCAGAGCAGCCTGTTGCCCAGCAAAGGCAAAGTGCCCACATCATTAGACTCTGCAGCCATCACCAAAAAATCGTCCCCAAAGAAACAGCAAAAGCAatgcaggaaggaggaggaggaggtccgCCGTGCAAAGCTCGCCCCACTGCTGGGCCTAGGGGATGCAGTGCCCGGGCGGAAAAGAGGCTCTCGGTTTCCATGTGGGCACAGCCCAGAGACGGGGCACTGTGAG ATTGAAGCATCAGGAAGTGGACAGGAAGGAGGGCACGGGAAGCTCTCACCACGCTCTTGTCCCACAACCTCTGGCAACTGCACCGGTGAAGAGCCACGATCCACCCCCTCCCGGCTCAGCCTGCGCTCCTTGGTAAACTGGGTACGAAAGatcttcaggaggtcatctacggTGAAGCCACAGGCCGCCAGCAGCtgggggacagaggaggccaGGGGACAAGTGGGCAGTAGGCTGAGatggtggatctcccgcaggcggaACCGCATTCACCCCCATTAA
- the LOC123355908 gene encoding uncharacterized protein LOC123355908 isoform X3, with translation MAGKMLHEMGEEEEEEEGEPHQVVPGNITADGCSGLAVKEISGDGAHQELWTPFTSNTEEQLESRMSELGSISHSFKIEGKTTPPFSRPEHPENSSGDSESYCLLDEDSILSDSAVSTGYFPCYRTYGELPRYQPPRSASSQAGNAEGRAGSSCDASVQCSGCSEEDLKVSDTRASDTTQSSRDRGETLTCETVPSNPNAPSGGPLAEGNRHRPSGKEFEGQKDRDSSQQHLVLETQRGFGPEVSENLKEPEDTLTKEAASELLVPGGTPSVSLGKDSGQLPGTEPQSSLLPSKGKVPTSLDSAAITKKSSPKKQQKQCRKEEEEVRRAKLAPLLGLGDAVPGRKRGSRFPCGHSPETGHCEIEASGSGQEGGHGKLSPRSCPTTSGNCTGEEPRSTPSRLSLRSLVNWVRKIFRRSSTVKPQAASSWGTEEARGQVGSRLRWWISRRRNRIHPH, from the exons ATGGCAGGAAAGATG CTGCATGAGATgggtgaggaagaagaggaggaggaaggggaaccACACCAAGTTGTCCCAGGCAACATCACTGCAGATGGATGTTCAGGGCTGGCAGTGAAGGAGATTTCTGGTGATGGTGCACACCAGGAGCTTTGGACGCCATTCACGAGCAATACAGAGGAACAGCTGGAGTCCCGAATGAGTGAG CTGGGCTCGATCTCACACAGTTTCAAGATAGAGGGTAAAACCACCCCTCCGTTCTCCAGGCCAGAACACCCTGAGAACAGCTCTGGGGACTCGGAGAGCTACTGCCTCTTAGATGAGGATTCCATCCTGAGCGACTCCGCTGTCTCCACCGGCTACTTCCCCTGCTACAGAACGTATGGCGAGCTCCCACGCTACCAGCCGCCCCGCAGTGCCAGTTCTCAAGCAGGCAACGCAGAAGGGCGGGCAGGAAGCAGCTGTGATGCCAGCGTCCAATGCAGCGGGTGCTCCGAGGAGGACCTGAAGGTCTCAGATACAAGAGCCAGTGACACCACTCAGAGCTCCAGGGATCGAGGTGAAACATTGACCTGTGAGACCGTACCCAGCAATCCCAACGCACCAAGCGGGGGACCACTGGCTGAAGGCAACAGACACAGACCATCTGGGAAGGAATTTGAAGGTCAAAAGGACAGAGATTCtagtcagcagcatctagtattGGAGACACAAAGGGGATTTGGTCCAGAGGTGAGTGAAAACCTGAAGGAGCCTGAAGACACCCTCACAAAGGAGGCTGCCTCTGAGTTACTCGTGCCGGGGGGCACACCCTCAGTGTCTCTGGGGAAAGACTCGGGAcagctgccagggacagagcCTCAGAGCAGCCTGTTGCCCAGCAAAGGCAAAGTGCCCACATCATTAGACTCTGCAGCCATCACCAAAAAATCGTCCCCAAAGAAACAGCAAAAGCAatgcaggaaggaggaggaggaggtccgCCGTGCAAAGCTCGCCCCACTGCTGGGCCTAGGGGATGCAGTGCCCGGGCGGAAAAGAGGCTCTCGGTTTCCATGTGGGCACAGCCCAGAGACGGGGCACTGTGAG ATTGAAGCATCAGGAAGTGGACAGGAAGGAGGGCACGGGAAGCTCTCACCACGCTCTTGTCCCACAACCTCTGGCAACTGCACCGGTGAAGAGCCACGATCCACCCCCTCCCGGCTCAGCCTGCGCTCCTTGGTAAACTGGGTACGAAAGatcttcaggaggtcatctacggTGAAGCCACAGGCCGCCAGCAGCtgggggacagaggaggccaGGGGACAAGTGGGCAGTAGGCTGAGatggtggatctcccgcaggcggaACCGCATTCACCCCCATTAA